The genomic segment atattcaattaCTATTTACACTCTTAAAATggttatttaatttgataattaaagaagaaagaattttgaatttgaaaataaataaaaaattaaaaatctcgCTGAGACCTAACCGACTTTAATACGATATTTTGAGTATTTAATGAGGGCCCAACCTTTTAGAGATTGCTCATATAAATGTCAAACCTTTTAAAATGGTCATATAAAGGCCAACCTTTACAAAAGGCTTTCCGGGCACATCAGCTCAATTTCTAGTAAATATTAAGTGGATGTTGATAGGTTTAGAATATATtacttgaaatgaaaataaagaaataaaaaacataatttgAAAAGCTATTATTTGagcaattttgaaaaataaattgacctttgactattttaaaatgtttgactttcttttgtaaaaatatttggTTCTAAAAAGTTGGGCTTCTATGTTCTATAGTATAGCTTAATCCAAGAGTAATTGGGCCGTAAACTGTTGTTTTGGGTTGGATCATAACAGCAATCCATTTTTGCTTAGCCCAAAAccaacaaaatcaaaataaagccATATCTTAAAACCCTAGATTCAGAATCTTGTTAAATATAAGTCTTCCTATCATCGCCGCTCTTAATTGGACAGCATACCCTCCCTCTTGGTAACACATACAAACCAATAACAAAATGGCAGAAAGAGGCGGAGGAGAGCGTGGAGCTTTCAGGCGTGGCTTTGGTGGAAGATCCGACCGTGGCCCAAGAGGAAGGCGTCGTGGCCGCAGAGAGGAAGAAGAGAAATGGGTGCCCGTAACTAAGCTTGGGCGTTTGGTCAAAACCGGAAAAATCACGTCCCTTGAGCAAATCTACCTCCACTCCCTCCCCATCAAAGAGTACCAAATCATCGACCAACTCGTTGGCCCTTCATTGAAAGATGAGGTCATGAAGATCACTCCAGTCCAGAAACAAACCCGTGCCGGGCAGCGTACCCGTTTCAAGGCCTTCGTCGTCGTTGGCGACGGAAATGGGCACGTCGGCTTGGGAGTTAAGTGTAGCAAAGAAGTTGCAACGGCTATAAGAGGGGCCATAATATTGGCGAAATTATCGGTTATACCGGTGAGGAGAGGGTATTGGGGGAATAAGATCGGAAAACCTCACACAGTGCCCTGCAAAGTTACTGGGAAATGTGGGTCTGTCACTGTTAGGATGGTGCCCGCACCGAGAGGTGCCGGTATTGTGGCTGCTAGGGTGCCCAAGAAGGTGCTCCAGTTCGCTGGAATTGACGATGTTTTTACTTCTTCTAGGGGTTCTACTAAGACGCTTGGTAACTTCGTTAAGGTATTGCCTttcttaatagtatttttttttaaaaaaattgttggtTTCTTTTGTTATTTACTATTGATTTTGGATTTGTTTGTATCTATTTGGAAATGGGTTTTTATTGTTTgagcaatttttttatttttctaattcttCCATGCTTATCAGTGATTTGTTGACTTTTTATTTAAGTACCGAGATTCTTTACTTGTTATTTGATCAAATGTGTCTGATTTGGGATGTAGGTTATTAATTCGATAGAAGTTGTTGACTATTCCACTGATAGTGGTTACTGTTACATTGTCTGTCTCTAAATTTGGGATATTGATTATTTACGAGTGATCAAATATTTTTGGTTTTTACTTGTTCCCATGGTTCTTAAATGCTGATTTAATAGAAACATATTTCATCTTTTTATGCTATAATTTTTTATGCTATAAAAATGATGTTATCTTGAATTTACGTCCTTGTATGGCATAATATAATAAATTGGTAATTGATGCATGGTTTAGAATTTTGCAGATATCTTAAGAGTTGAGTAATTTAATTCTCTAATGCTATAACTTACACTGGCTGTATTGTATCATAGTCAACGGTTTGATAATATCTGTATTTGGGTGTGGACATGCGTACATGACTATTTGTAAGACTGACCAATCTTATTGAATGTTCCTATCAGTGAATTGAGTCCTTTTCTCATGATTTGCAATTGTTTAGTATTGCACAGTAGTTAGGTTGGAGGTTGTATGGTTTTCTTACAATACATTCTTTGATGTCTTGAAATCCCCTACATTGTTGTGGTTGTAAATTCTATACCAATTGTCGATGCTTTATAATTGATGTTGAATGTATGGTTTTCCATActatttgaaatgaaatattttgttgGTGGAAGTGTGTGTGGGAGGGGTGTTTTGGCTATATGCTTGGTTATATGTTTGTAAATTGTTAACTATTCTTGAAGTTATTTGTATTTGATTATTGTGAAATCAGCCTGTTTTCGGTTCTAGATAGCTGTTTAAGATATGTTTTAAAGATGGATGGTTGAGTTATTGGTGATATCTGATTATGCGTTGATTTTGGAATGTAAAATGCAGGCCACCTTTGAGTGTCTATTGAAAACGTACGGCTTCTTGACTCCTGATTTCTGGAAGGAGACTCGTTTCACAAGGTCTCCTTTCCAGGAGTATACTGATCTGTTGGGAAAGCCAGCGAAGACTCTTGTTCTTGAAGATGCAGAGAGGGTGGATGTGTGATGGTGATTAAGAGGGCTTTAGTGCCTAGGGTAGTAATATCAACTTCTTTTTTGCCTATCAAGACAATGCCTATGTTCACTTCTTTGCTTCTTTGCTTCTTTGGTTGTCATAAGAAATTTAATCTCAAGTTTTGTTTTAATCAATCCGGATTTGATTCAAAGCTTATGGTTCATATATGAGTTATGTCTTGCCTTCTTAGTGTATTATGCATATTATGAGATGAATTAAACCCATAAATAACATTTgcttataataaaagaaaaagaagcccaGTTGATTATGGTGCTTGTAATTCATTGATAGCATCTCCTTCGGGAGGATCAACATGCTCAGTTAACAAGTTTTGAGATCTAGTGATATAGCTAGTTTGAGCTCGGGTCAAAGGTTTTTGAAATGCCGAATTTATAGCTTATGTTGTTGAGATATGTCAAGGCAccttttaatttttctatctaAAATTGCCATGAAACTTCCAGAGACAATTGGGCCAAACTCATGAGCTTCACAAATTAGGCATCCATAAAGCACGACTACGCAAAAGAGATTGCATATAAAGCAACACGTGGCTATGACCCATTTGTCGCAGCATTTCTTTGGATAAGGAAATGGATGAAGGGGTTACCGACAATGCCTATTCCACGACTAACTAATAATATAATCAACAACTACTCCAGCTTTCTCATCGATCACGAGCAAACCTAAAAAGAGTCTGCGCCCCTTGCTTAGAGTTACCACAGACGGACATGGCTTCAATGAGCATGACAGCCTCTCTCCTTCCGAGCTCAAGCTCCAGTTTGACTAGACTTCCTTCGAGAGCTGCTCGCAGAGGTGCGATTGTGGCCAAGGCGACCAGCGCCGACCAAGGAGACAAGGCCAGCTTGGAAATAATGAAGCAAGAGGGCAGCAATGGGAGGAGGGAATTGATCTTTGCCGCTGCTGCCGCTGCCGCTTGCTCTGTTGCAAATGTTGCGATGGGCGAAGAAGAGCCTAAACGTGGGACGGCTGAAGCTAAGAAAAAATATGCTCCTGTTTGTGTCACAATGCCTACTGCTAGAATCTGTCGGAACTGAACCTTAGTTTCTCTGTATCTAATGTGGATTTGTATGTGAGATTCATGTACTGAGTTGTATGAAAACTTGCATCTCTTTTTTATTGGAGAAtccttattttatatatataaatattttccttttccttttcaacTTCTACTACCTCAGGTTCTAATTATTTTGTGACAATTACTAAAATCTTGGCATTTTGGAGCAGCCATTTGTTTGTGTTGGGACATGTTTGTTAACTTAATTTGGATAACCTCTTAAACTTGTATTAATTGTTGTGGAGGCTGGCTGAGAGTATTAAAAGTATGGTTTGATTGTTATGGtggaattttttttgtttgacaACTTCGGAGGCAATTAGATGACAATTTGGATCTTCAAAGTAATTGATAGAGCAAAAATGTTCTCAAATTGAAGTCTAGGAAAGACCATTAAAGTAAGATTTTAGGTTTAGTTTGGGTTCAATAAACTTTTTTTATCAAACATTGTTCAATTGGCATAGTTATTATTATAGTAATTAAAAAACGTGAATTTAAATATACTTAACACGCTTCTCATCTAATTTAAAAGTTAAGAAGCaattataaatagaaatatatattgtataaaaaaatacttttattatCATATTGTTGATTAAACTTTTAAATTAGTTACTTTGAGTCCCCTTTCCTTATGTCCCTCCTATTATGTCTCTATGTTCACCTTTCTTGGTTAGATGTCGCAATGTGCTTGAAACATTAAAGGTTGTACTACGCATCTTACAAtgtaatacataaaatataaaagaaatttatatcAATTTGACATAAAAGTTTAAACCGTCAAACATGTTACTTCAATAGCAAGCATGAGTTGTTATTTTCATCCAATGAAATGCTAACACATGGCAACAAAACATTCATGCGATCTACATGTCAACCTAACTATGTGTCTGAGGTCAGGTGCTCAACAAGCACTACCGTTGCAAgttcattattgttattatatgcaTTGCATAGTCCTACTTGTGTCATAGGCTGTCTTGTTTAACACTGCTATCCTTAAAGTGTCAGGTGTCAGACGATCCCACTTGTCCTTGGACAAGGGGTTCTCTCAAAGGGTGCCTAGTAAGGGGTTGTCTTGGTGGGTTGTGAAGGGTGGCATAACAATTGGACGAGGGGTACTCTCGAAAAGTGCCCAGTAAGGGATTATTTTGGTGGGTAGCAAAAGGTTGCATAACAATTGCCTCCTTTAGAATCGAAGGGAAAGTTATAAAGTAACTAGCTCTGAGACCCTTCAAAAACTTAGAACCTAAATAGGCTTAGGCGAGGAGTTTTTTGTATTTTCGTTTTTGcttgtattttgtaatttttagattTCATTGAATGAGGACATAttattcttaatatatatatatatatattttgtttcattGATGTTTATGCACACAAGTAACACATTTTAACCTTATTCATTGATTTTGCTAGGGCTTGAATTTGCTAAACTTTTTAATGAATGGCAACTTTAATTGCTCACTTTGACAACTTCATTGAATAAGAAACGTTTACAATTACGCTTGCTTTTAAAGGATAATAATTACTAGTAAATGTGTAGCTATGCCTTATATAGGTTTTGTGATAGTAGGGGCAACCATTCAAGATTATGCAAATGTGATACTAGGTGCAACCATTTGATATAGTTGTTCGAGATTACACAAGGTGTAACTGTTTAGGATTATGCAAATATGATAGTAGGTGCAATGGTTTGGTATTGTTCGAGATTACATAAATTTTAAGGAGAGGTGCTACCATTCGTGGCAAAGATGTTCAAAATCACGGAAAGTGATAAAGGTGTCATTATTCACAGTGAAACTGTTAAGATTACACAAAATCGAAGAAAGATGCCACCATTCacgatgaaccattcgaaattacATGAAGTGATGAAAGGGGCCACCGTTCACAATGGAGCAGTTTGAGATTACATAAATTACAAgagatgtaacagcccgttttcagtaaaatcagaatagtggtttcgggaccacaaattcgagtccgaaagaaaatttattttaatgttattttatggcctgaattatgataggaatatcgtatacaaatttcgttaagaaaatttaccgattacatgattaattgataaaatgaccaaattgcgtaaaatgcaaaagttgaattctagtagctaaaaggatcaaatagctatggaattcaaaattagagGTCCAAATATAGAATTAGACCATTAAGTGGAgctagtagataagtatgatgattcatccatgaaaatttaattaaagaaactaactaaattggaaagtaaaattaataaaagatgataagtaattaaataaagaaaatatcatatttttcatcatctttcccaaatttttttatggaaaccctagctaagagaagataactcaagcaagcttatttggcttaattgggtaagcattcttgtttcgtttttaatgatatttattttccaagatcgtaatagcttaatctagctatctcggggattaatttgtaaagttatcaaagtactagggtttttccatggatgaatatgtattaattatgaaatttatggtagaaaatgaaaggttgttgatagataaacaacttttgtaaagtgaattttcatgaaattgtgatttagggactaaattgtaaagatgtaaaattcatggaaaaattctaaattttatgaattaattgggctgtaaatgttaaatgtaaaaattagctaggcttggaataaggattaaattgcatgaatttcattttccgagcctagggacaaaatagtcattaattaaaagtataagggtaaaatggtaattttgcgtaggacatgaattgaattgaattgaataggaATCGTATTaagttgagttaaatttactcgtatatatccggatagacctagtacggaattggatcgaggaaaataaaaagtatcagattagtacCCTACAAACacaaacattgtcgaggtaagtttgtgtaactaaattgtatatttatgtgttatgcttaatttatatatatgtgatctTAATAATTGTTAAGTATGAAAATAAATCACATATCCGACAATGTCCAACAAGAAATAAATCTAGTTTGAACAAATGAAATTAGATGGATACAGGGTTTCCAGAGTGGTTGTGGTTCTGCATATGTTGCGAACACACCATAGCTCGCAAGAGCGTCCTGTCATAGCTCAAATGAGCATCCCAATATAAGCTCTCCTAAGCTTTCTGATACATGGCTCTTCCAAGCTTTCTGTATATATGCTCTTATGAGCATTCTGATCGatagtgatcctgcatgtgttgcggacacactgcagctcttatgagcgtcttGATATATGGTTATCTGGAGTTTCTTGATTAAAAGCTCTTTCATGAGCTTCCTGATAATAGTTCTTCGGAGTTACTTGTTAAGCTCGCATGAGCTTTCCGATTTAAGCTCTTATGGGCTTCCTGTTATTAAGCtcggataagcttcccgttacaagCTCACATAAGCTTCCTGTTATTTGGCTTGGAAGAGTTTCCCGTTTAAATGCTCAATGAGCATTCTTGAATATGAATTCACAGAATATAgtatgtacactttgtgtgttctaaccatgtatccatcgatattataagtggttcaatgggtaaagttaTGATAAATGACAATATGAGTTTGTGATGAAAGATTATGGACATATATTTGACTACGTGAGCATGACTTTTATATGAAGTTTGAATACATGATATGGAAAGTACATGAATAAGGAAACTTGATTAATGATAAGTTCATACTTGTTTATTGATATTCAAGTGAAATAAATGACTAACATTTTTATGGGGATATGTGTATAGGCTATATGCCAACTTGCTTtgaatatattatgtatatttacCATAAATgcaattaaatggtaagttaatttccgttatacgagcttactaagcattaaatgcttactttattatttttcctctgttttatataATTCGTAAGCTCGTTGGGTTGGAGGCTTGgtggagatatcatcacactatccatcagtttattttggtatatgtaacaccccttacccgtattccttgATGGAATAGAGCACGAGGtattgctattttttttttgtaaaatttcggtagcatttctgcttatttttacataaaacctcctgcaaatttttAAAGAACAATTTCAAACGATCTTAATATTTCAACCAATTACAGTATTATATGTGCATACACAATTTATTCAATAAGAAACACCAACATTTTTAACCAAACATTATTTTACAAACATATTTATATCATATTAcattaagtcatctatacatgccatgtttcaAAAGTATTGATTACGAAATACCCCGAGAGatgacgatagtgtggatgatatTTTGACTTCGTCCAACTTCCGGCAGATTGTTATCACTATaatcaagagaaaaataaagaagagtAAGCATCTAGCTTAGTAAGTAACCACATGacaaattaataaatttctcaTAATATTACAAAGTGATATAATTTTAATCATTCATAAATTTCATAGTTTGCTCAATTTCCAGCAAGTTGTTTTTCTGCTtcacagtcactaatttatttttatctagagctacagagctcaaaattgagttccataaattttctccaaaactagactcatatacctttctaccataaaatttttagaatttttggtttttccaattagtatagtttattcttcaaaCCTTTCCCTGTTTCACTACTCGATAGCTCTAACCACCCTTTACTAAAATCTAtataactctctgtacaaaattcatataaggttcttgtttatttctacagaaaataaacttaatgaggaatttaagcatataaatttcaatccacaattatttttttacaatttttggtgatttttggaacaggggatctcgaaatcaattCAGCcatgtctcactaaaatttaaatatctcaaaatatataactctttttcttgctatgcttctttcatatgaaaatagactcattcagattcaatttaatatattacccaacctctaattcaaattccaccatttatggtgaattttaCAAGTTACCCAACTACTGTTGTTTTAAGCTGTTTGTAACCAACTTGCTCTTTTGTAGTTTTGATACTTCCATTCATCTTACACATGGGTTGATTAAatatcaaacccaatattcccCACACAATCATATTTAATTTACATGTTCAATCACCATTCCAATTTTCCTGTTGAACACTTAGAATATTAATCGTTATTtggtggattcagcacttagcaaccaccagtgagtcggggaatcaacacttagcaaccctttgggggaatcagcacttagcaacccccttttgcACATTCAAAAATATGGTGGAATCAACACTTAGGAACCAccaatgattcggggaatcagcacttagcaaccccttatACAATCCgttacggtggaatcagcacttagcaaccaccgaTGAtttggggaatcagcacttagcaacccctttcataTCTGAAGacacggtggaatcagcacttagcaaccgcCGATGAtttggggaatcagcacttagcaaccctttgggggaatcagcacttagcaaccccctttttatgTTCAATGTATCctggcttattccgagtgttcaactgGAAACTTTGATTTTCAACGTTTTACTACCTTCCAATTTAACAATATTTTAGAGTCTGTATCGAGCATTCGTTCCATTTTCAATCAAATCCcagcaatatatataaaataacattaaaataatacattaaatcacaTGCATACTTACCTCGGAACAAAATATTGTGATTTTGCGGTTTACTCCTCGACCTTTTCTTTTCCCCGTTTAAGGTggtcttcacgtctttcttgatctataatagcaaatttagcttatttaacatTCACATTTAATAAAACAATCCTCGACTCAACTTTtgcaaaaattatgattttgtccctaaacttttgcatatttccaatttcatccctaagctcgaaaattaaatttcacaccttattcttatgttttacaacatgatgaacactttttccttctatggcaacatcaaattctcactctaacatacacttatgaacaataaatatttttactgattatatcGATTTACCCGTTTTTACTTAAAACtgcttagcaaaaattgtttaacataatttctagcttcatattctaccattaaacagaaaaataaacacatttcacctatgagtatttttccaaatataaactctaacacgaattaatggtagaataagctaaaccaagttaccgggactctaaaaacgtaaagaacaataaaaacggggcttggaatcacttactatggaacTTGGAAGCTTAAAacccctaaatatggcttccccccttgctgatttcgttcaccatgaagaaaatgagcatattttgccatctttttcccatttaattctatttaattaccaaatgactaaaatacccttacttaaaaaaatctatttcactaattctatacccatttttgtccataaactaactaatggtctaattaccacataaagacctccaatttaaaatttcataacaattagacacctctaagatgtagaactgaacttttgcactttttacaatttagtccttttgactaaattgagtgcccaaacgtcgaaattttcaaacgaaatttttacgaaaattttccgcaaaattttagaccataaaaatataataataataatattttctctcgtcggatttgtggtctcgaaaccactgttccgactaggcccagaatcggacCGTTACAGTATATATAGTAAAtacattttggttataatggcatgtataggctaaagtggtcatggatggtatgtatgtgtttggttgAAATCAGCCATTTGATGTGTCttgtaatttgatatgttttgatgtatatatatatgaccttAATGTGTTTGATATGTTcttgaaatggttgaatgatggaaatcaTGTAAGCATattgaaaattgatttgagatagcATATTTAGTTaaacaaatatgcatatataagTATTTGGTAAGTATGAATACTTGAGCACATGTATTAATATGTATTGCATAAAACTTGGTTTTGGTTTGGTTTAAGTGTCTTGGATTGgtttgtgaatgtgttaaagtgatAATGTAGGTGCAAggcaagtttgggtgagaaatatggcttgaaaatgaccttattttgtccacacgggtagagacacgggcgtgtttctcagctgtgtgtgacacacgacctagtacatgggcatgtgttttggccgtgtgtcccctgtattttttaaaaattcaaagcaaaatgttcagaattgatcacacggcctggcacacgggcgtgtggcttggccgtgttaTCCCTGCACTTACACACTGCCTAGCTCCTAGGagtgtaacttggccgtgtgccctatttcgaatgtccacacggcctaagacatgggcatgtctcttggtcgtatgagccacacgggcgtgtgtaccctgcacctaagaaaaatattgaaatttttcgAAAACTTTTTTGAGTACTCGgattagtcccgacttatttcaattgcatattttaggcctcgaatgctcatataagggacaatatgattgtttatgattaatttctgatatgaatgagaaatgatataaaatgtctgaatttgatatgtttattccagtaatgctccgtaaccttgttctagagacagatacgagttaggggtgttacaggagagGTGCAACTGTCCACGGCGAAGCTGTTCAAAATTACACAAAGTGATGAAAGGTTCCATCGTTCACAGCGAAGCTATTCAGAGTTATGCAAATTTGAGGAGAGGTGCCATTATTCATGGTGAAGCCATTTAGAATTACGCAAAGTGATGAATGGTGCCATCGTaactaatatatacatatatagtttgcataaaagaaacaaatatacaAGGGTGAGGCCAGAATTGTTGATGAGGGGGCAgggatatttatataaaatatacatgttcCACATGCGAGGCCtacttttcaaaaaatatttttaattttgagataATCTTAATCACcaaaatttaggaaaaataaaataagttaaatacacaatttgtattagatattataattattaaattttatttttactaaattaatatttagatactaCTTTGTATTAGTTTACggaattaaactaaaaatattactaaatttatcattaaaaaattataaatcctataaaaaattaaaaagaaaatttgaaaaacttTAGGTGCCAAAcataaatttattcttttttaacattaattataacattgaaatatataaaatttcaaaattcaaagtaCCTAAAAGAAATTTGGCAAAGCACCAAGTCAGGGATGTGAGTTCTCAAATATTGTTGATACACAACATGTATATTGTGGCGAGGGGTCATATATATTGCTCCTTAAACAGTGCCACATATGAAGCCAAAATAATACTTGCTTTGATGTAGGAGTTCTGTTCCATCACTAGCCACACGTTTTTCCCCACTTAGGTCATACAAcatgctttaattattatttaatcaaatgcTTTGATAAAATTTGGTTTCAAATTATAGTGCTTTTTACACTtagctattttaattttttccatacttaaattttcattcattttctaattatgacattttaattaaataaaagaattatattaaatattaaatacaaataaaataaatatcattttataatatttataattgtacgtctttcttcttcttcttcatcctcTTCCCCTCCCTCTCCCATCCCTTAGCTATAGGAACCCTCCACAACTTCATCACCTTTCTCATTCCCAATTTTCAGTTCCTGATAGCAGGTTGCAATGATATTACAttgcttaaaaaaaatttatgagaaaattttaactGCTAAGAACATTGGGTTAAGCCTATTTATTAGGTATTTATATATAATGTTGAAAAGATTGACATTTGGGCTATAATTATCCCACACATTGTTAATAgagtaaaaaaatttcacaaGCGGGTTTGGATTGATACCATTTATTTTTAGAGTTAGTATTTGATGCACTAATAgcgtatttttttttattctacaaataactttaaaaaattatcatatctttttttttaaatatttatatttttaatattttactatacattTATAGGTTATTTTTCAACCACTAcccttatttatattttatcaaaataaaataattaaaaaagatacTTGACATTATCTTAAATTCACTTGTAGAGACTCTTAAACTAAGGATTTGAGTGATAGGAT from the Gossypium hirsutum isolate 1008001.06 chromosome D09, Gossypium_hirsutum_v2.1, whole genome shotgun sequence genome contains:
- the LOC107891409 gene encoding 40S ribosomal protein S2-4 → MAERGGGERGAFRRGFGGRSDRGPRGRRRGRREEEEKWVPVTKLGRLVKTGKITSLEQIYLHSLPIKEYQIIDQLVGPSLKDEVMKITPVQKQTRAGQRTRFKAFVVVGDGNGHVGLGVKCSKEVATAIRGAIILAKLSVIPVRRGYWGNKIGKPHTVPCKVTGKCGSVTVRMVPAPRGAGIVAARVPKKVLQFAGIDDVFTSSRGSTKTLGNFVKATFECLLKTYGFLTPDFWKETRFTRSPFQEYTDLLGKPAKTLVLEDAERVDV
- the LOC107891410 gene encoding photosystem II 5 kDa protein, chloroplastic-like, whose translation is MASMSMTASLLPSSSSSLTRLPSRAARRGAIVAKATSADQGDKASLEIMKQEGSNGRRELIFAAAAAAACSVANVAMGEEEPKRGTAEAKKKYAPVCVTMPTARICRN